One Mangrovimonas cancribranchiae DNA segment encodes these proteins:
- a CDS encoding CYTH domain-containing protein, with translation MIEIERKFLVISNAFKAEATSQTKIKQGFLNTDPERTVRVRLKGNHGFLTVKGKSTNDGTSRFEWETQIGKTEAENLLKLCEKGIVDKTRYEVVVENHTFEIDVFSGDNDGLIVAEVELNHVTEVFKKPLWLGDEVTGQSKYYNSQLSKHPYNTWNKQ, from the coding sequence ATGATTGAAATAGAGCGTAAATTTTTAGTGATTTCCAATGCATTTAAAGCCGAAGCGACATCACAAACTAAGATAAAGCAAGGGTTTTTAAACACAGATCCAGAACGAACTGTAAGAGTAAGATTAAAAGGAAATCACGGATTTTTAACGGTGAAAGGAAAGTCGACTAACGATGGAACGAGTCGTTTTGAATGGGAAACCCAAATAGGTAAAACTGAAGCCGAAAATCTTTTAAAACTTTGCGAAAAAGGTATTGTTGATAAAACAAGATATGAAGTTGTAGTAGAAAATCATACGTTTGAAATAGATGTGTTTTCAGGAGACAACGACGGACTAATTGTTGCAGAGGTAGAACTAAATCATGTTACCGAAGTATTTAAAAAACCACTTTGGTTAGGAGACGAAGTCACAGGACAATCAAAGTATTACAATTCACAATTAAGTAAACATCCATATAACACGTGGAACAAACAATAA
- a CDS encoding YciI family protein: MKQFLTIFALTLFFMGCKDNEKASELKDFTTEPEVKENLIDTIVAENPVSEKSVARIKEELKKQGYQTFDYVNEKTGDTILMQQYFMVFLKSGPIRSQNEEEAAKLQEAHLAHLSRMYEEGYADISGPFGDDGDIRGITIYNVPTLKIADSLANLDPMVKSGRLVIEVHPWWAGKGFPLR, translated from the coding sequence ATGAAACAGTTTTTAACCATTTTTGCTTTAACATTATTTTTTATGGGTTGTAAGGATAATGAAAAAGCTTCTGAATTAAAAGATTTTACGACAGAGCCAGAGGTTAAAGAAAACCTTATAGATACTATAGTTGCAGAAAACCCTGTTTCTGAAAAGTCTGTGGCAAGAATAAAAGAAGAACTAAAAAAACAAGGCTATCAAACCTTTGATTATGTAAATGAAAAAACAGGCGATACCATTTTAATGCAGCAGTATTTTATGGTGTTTTTAAAAAGTGGTCCCATACGTTCGCAAAATGAAGAAGAAGCTGCTAAGTTGCAAGAAGCACATTTGGCGCATTTAAGCCGTATGTATGAAGAAGGTTATGCTGATATATCTGGACCTTTTGGCGATGATGGCGATATTAGAGGAATTACCATTTACAATGTACCAACACTCAAAATAGCCGATAGTTTAGCTAATTTAGACCCTATGGTAAAATCCGGGCGTTTAGTCATAGAAGTACACCCTTGGTGGGCAGGGAAAGGGTTCCCTTTAAGGTGA
- a CDS encoding AEC family transporter yields the protein MANIILLFTCLFLGFFFKKSSLFPKETPVVLNKFVIYISLPAMALHYLPKIELSPKLLYPIGAAWIGFFIAFGLFASLGKWLGWSKKLTGCLILTSGLGNTSFIGIPVIEALYGKEGLETLVLVDLPGSFIMLSTLGIIVATTYSRGKTNLKQIGRQIISFPPFIAFIVGISLILLNRTLPETIDGVFEKLSYTISPLALVSVGYQINLEKRSKHWNFLILGLTYQLILWPLIILVLYKIILNQSGTAINVCIMEAGMAPMITASIVASAYGLKPKLSNMMVSIGIPVSFITLAFWYWVLTVV from the coding sequence ATGGCTAATATTATTTTACTTTTCACATGTCTTTTTTTAGGGTTCTTTTTTAAAAAAAGCAGCCTTTTTCCTAAAGAAACACCTGTAGTTTTAAATAAGTTTGTTATCTACATTTCTTTGCCAGCTATGGCCTTACATTACCTGCCTAAAATTGAATTATCTCCAAAACTATTGTATCCTATTGGGGCTGCTTGGATAGGTTTCTTTATTGCTTTTGGTTTATTTGCCTCTTTAGGGAAATGGCTAGGATGGTCTAAAAAACTTACAGGCTGTTTAATACTAACTAGCGGTCTAGGAAATACTTCATTTATAGGCATTCCTGTTATAGAAGCGCTTTACGGAAAAGAAGGCTTAGAGACGCTTGTTCTTGTAGATTTACCAGGGTCTTTTATTATGTTATCTACATTAGGCATTATTGTGGCAACAACTTATTCTAGAGGAAAAACGAATCTAAAACAAATAGGGCGACAAATAATAAGCTTTCCTCCTTTTATTGCATTTATTGTAGGTATTTCACTTATTTTATTAAATAGAACACTTCCTGAAACGATAGATGGTGTTTTTGAAAAATTATCGTACACTATTTCTCCATTAGCATTAGTGTCTGTTGGATATCAAATTAATTTAGAAAAACGCAGCAAACACTGGAATTTTCTAATATTAGGATTAACGTACCAATTAATATTGTGGCCTTTAATTATTCTAGTGCTTTATAAAATTATTTTAAATCAATCGGGAACTGCTATTAATGTTTGTATTATGGAGGCCGGCATGGCTCCTATGATAACGGCCTCTATTGTAGCGAGTGCTTACGGTCTTAAGCCCAAACTAAGTAACATGATGGTTAGTATAGGTATTCCCGTTTCGTTTATAACTTTAGCGTTTTGGTATTGGGTGTTAACAGTTGTTTAA
- a CDS encoding antibiotic biosynthesis monooxygenase, with protein MTKTHQPYYAVIFTSKQSKNTIGYNDTAKAMEQLAKQQNGFLGMESARNDIGITVSYWTSLKAIKQWKQHSEHLLAQQKGRTTWYDWYRVKICKVEREYEF; from the coding sequence ATGACTAAAACCCACCAACCTTATTATGCTGTAATATTTACTTCAAAGCAATCTAAAAACACCATAGGATATAACGATACGGCTAAAGCCATGGAGCAATTAGCTAAACAGCAAAATGGCTTTTTAGGTATGGAAAGTGCCCGAAACGACATTGGAATTACCGTAAGTTATTGGACATCTCTTAAGGCTATAAAACAGTGGAAGCAACATAGCGAACACCTTTTAGCACAACAAAAAGGACGCACAACTTGGTACGATTGGTATCGGGTTAAAATTTGTAAAGTAGAACGGGAGTATGAATTTTAA
- a CDS encoding aldehyde dehydrogenase family protein — MQAVATDFGITEALKALGVNDINNGTSIGANNFSSGEIIESYSPVDGQLIGKVKSTTKEDYEKVITAATEGFKTWRTMPAPQRGEIVRKFNDELRRLKEPLGKLVSYEMGKSYQEGLGEVQEMIDICDFAVGLSRQLHGLTMHSERPGHRMYEQYHPLGVVGIISAFNFPVAVWSWNTALAWVCGDACVWKGSEKTPLTSVACQNIAARVFSENGVPEGISCLITGDYTVGEMMTKDERIPLISATGSTRMGKIVAKEVAGRLGKTLLELGGNNAIIVTPDANIKNTVIGAVFGAVGTCGQRCTSTRRLIIHEDVYDKVKNAIVDAYKQIKIGNPLDENNHVGPLIDKDSVKNYQNALTKVVEEGGKILVEGGVLEGEGYESGCYVKPAIAEAENHFEIVQHETFAPILYIMKYKGDVSNALDLQNGVRQGLSSAIMTNNLREAERFLSVEGSDCGIANVNIGTSGAEIGGAFGGEKETGGGRESGSDAWKVYMRRQTNTINYTTELPLAQGIKFDL; from the coding sequence ATGCAAGCAGTTGCTACAGATTTTGGGATTACTGAAGCCTTGAAAGCACTAGGCGTTAACGATATTAATAATGGAACATCAATAGGAGCCAATAATTTTTCAAGTGGAGAAATTATTGAAAGCTATTCTCCAGTAGATGGGCAGCTTATAGGAAAAGTAAAATCGACTACAAAAGAAGATTACGAAAAAGTAATTACAGCCGCTACCGAAGGATTTAAAACATGGCGAACTATGCCAGCACCACAACGTGGTGAAATTGTAAGAAAATTTAACGACGAGCTACGTCGCCTTAAAGAACCATTAGGAAAATTGGTGTCTTACGAAATGGGAAAATCTTACCAAGAAGGTTTAGGAGAGGTCCAAGAAATGATAGATATCTGTGATTTTGCTGTAGGCTTATCACGTCAGCTACACGGATTAACAATGCACTCAGAACGTCCAGGACATCGTATGTACGAACAATATCATCCGTTAGGTGTTGTGGGGATTATTTCTGCTTTTAACTTCCCAGTAGCCGTTTGGAGTTGGAATACAGCCTTAGCTTGGGTTTGTGGCGATGCTTGTGTTTGGAAAGGATCAGAAAAAACACCATTAACATCGGTTGCTTGTCAAAATATCGCAGCACGTGTATTTTCAGAAAACGGTGTGCCAGAAGGTATTTCTTGTTTAATTACAGGAGATTATACCGTTGGTGAAATGATGACTAAAGACGAACGTATTCCATTAATATCAGCGACAGGATCAACGCGAATGGGTAAAATTGTAGCCAAAGAAGTTGCCGGTCGTTTAGGAAAAACATTGTTAGAATTAGGAGGAAACAACGCCATTATTGTAACGCCTGATGCTAATATAAAAAATACGGTGATTGGTGCTGTTTTTGGTGCTGTAGGAACTTGCGGACAACGTTGTACATCAACACGTCGTTTAATTATTCATGAAGATGTATATGATAAAGTTAAAAATGCCATAGTAGATGCCTACAAGCAAATTAAAATAGGAAATCCGTTAGATGAAAATAATCACGTAGGACCGTTAATCGACAAGGACTCCGTTAAAAACTACCAAAATGCTTTAACTAAAGTTGTTGAAGAAGGCGGAAAAATATTAGTAGAAGGTGGCGTTTTAGAAGGTGAAGGTTATGAAAGTGGATGCTATGTAAAACCAGCTATAGCAGAAGCCGAAAACCATTTTGAAATTGTACAACACGAAACTTTTGCACCAATACTTTATATCATGAAGTACAAAGGCGATGTGTCTAATGCATTAGACTTACAAAACGGTGTTCGCCAAGGATTATCTTCAGCAATTATGACCAATAATTTACGTGAAGCCGAACGTTTCCTATCTGTAGAAGGATCGGATTGTGGTATTGCCAATGTAAATATTGGAACTTCGGGAGCCGAAATAGGAGGCGCTTTTGGAGGTGAAAAAGAAACAGGTGGAGGGCGTGAGTCTGGATCTGATGCTTGGAAAGTATACATGCGTCGTCAAACAAATACCATTAATTATACAACCGAATTACCTTTAGCACAAGGGATTAAATTTGATTTATAA
- a CDS encoding ATP-binding protein translates to MINKRLLIKNLLAHNDENSFYDKKRKIDIGQKEGKAKFLKHICALSNSNPKNNSYIVIGVDDEDNNIIGVDFFDDSKIQNLINAYLTNPPIVQYENIPFPHLPDDKVVGLVTIRPKGDDSITSLRKNIWKYYGGSVFFRDGSMSMPKVFDIEIKDVNSNIVSQIERHAQNNIEHTLDGVFDFMKTREDFNPQYKVFKEYFVVCWAGLKKVVKDDIYFSRVDIKLINEQVRLFYSNLDEVSITYDDDNFKIIEYVSLGLQNSYKYYPLEETIFSFDNNGSYQINSELLFQPPQFDKKVLHHIYNANNAILEKLKKGLTLNKTEQADIKNLPATYLLCYLNLFHEALNKLHEAKPYLKAYNDDVYSLYKDAIRILRKVKYS, encoded by the coding sequence ATGATTAACAAACGCCTCCTCATAAAAAACTTGCTCGCTCATAACGATGAGAACAGTTTTTATGATAAAAAGCGTAAAATTGATATTGGTCAAAAAGAAGGCAAAGCCAAGTTTTTAAAACATATTTGCGCCCTTTCCAACAGCAATCCTAAAAACAACTCTTACATTGTAATAGGTGTTGATGATGAGGACAACAATATAATAGGCGTCGATTTTTTTGATGACAGCAAAATACAAAACCTCATCAACGCTTATTTAACCAATCCGCCTATTGTTCAGTACGAGAACATTCCGTTTCCACATTTGCCAGACGATAAAGTTGTAGGGTTGGTAACCATTAGGCCTAAAGGCGATGACTCTATAACATCGCTTAGAAAAAACATTTGGAAATATTATGGTGGCTCAGTGTTTTTTAGAGACGGCAGCATGAGCATGCCCAAAGTATTTGACATAGAGATTAAGGATGTTAATTCTAATATTGTTTCTCAAATTGAGCGACATGCGCAAAACAACATAGAACACACTTTAGATGGTGTTTTCGATTTTATGAAAACCCGCGAAGATTTTAATCCACAGTATAAAGTATTCAAGGAATATTTTGTAGTGTGTTGGGCAGGATTGAAAAAAGTGGTTAAAGATGACATTTACTTTTCTCGAGTAGACATTAAACTCATTAACGAACAAGTGCGATTATTTTATTCTAATTTAGATGAAGTATCGATTACCTATGATGACGATAATTTTAAGATTATTGAATACGTAAGTTTAGGGCTTCAAAATTCTTATAAATACTATCCGTTGGAGGAAACTATTTTCAGTTTTGACAATAACGGATCGTATCAAATAAATAGCGAGCTTTTATTCCAGCCGCCACAATTCGACAAAAAAGTATTGCACCATATTTACAATGCTAACAACGCTATATTGGAGAAACTAAAAAAGGGGTTAACCTTAAACAAAACAGAACAAGCCGATATTAAAAATCTTCCGGCCACCTATTTACTTTGTTATTTAAACCTATTTCACGAAGCCTTAAATAAGCTTCACGAAGCCAAACCCTACCTTAAAGCGTATAATGATGATGTGTATTCGTTATACAAAGATGCTATTAGAATTTTAAGAAAAGTAAAATACAGTTAA
- a CDS encoding aldo/keto reductase translates to MSKTYSDIIAGTMNWGAWGKQLCTKDMADLMYHCLDCGITTFDHADIYGDYSTESEFGKALADSNIKREDIQLISKCGIQYLGNSRPGNKVKHYDYNKNYIIWSVEQSLKNLQTDYLDLLLLHRPSPLLNPMEVAEAITTLKKAGKIKDFGVSNFLPSQINLLQKYIEVSVNQQECSITHFDPLLDGNLDYLQTHNIQAMAWSPLGSFFKEDTSQTKRIDKVLCHLQKQYNASKDQLLLAWLLKHPANIIPVVGTTTPERLTFAIEASKIDLSQQDWFALLVASQGHKVP, encoded by the coding sequence ATGAGTAAAACCTATTCTGATATAATTGCAGGCACCATGAATTGGGGAGCTTGGGGCAAACAACTTTGCACTAAGGACATGGCTGATTTAATGTACCATTGCTTGGATTGTGGCATCACCACATTTGACCATGCAGATATTTATGGCGATTATTCTACTGAATCTGAATTTGGAAAAGCACTTGCCGATAGCAACATCAAAAGAGAAGACATACAACTGATTAGCAAATGTGGCATCCAATATTTAGGAAATTCTCGCCCTGGAAACAAGGTAAAACACTACGATTACAACAAGAATTATATTATTTGGTCTGTTGAACAGTCTTTAAAAAACCTACAAACAGATTACCTTGATTTATTGCTTTTGCACAGGCCTAGTCCTTTGTTAAACCCTATGGAAGTTGCAGAAGCCATAACAACTTTAAAAAAAGCAGGAAAAATAAAAGATTTTGGAGTCTCAAACTTTTTACCTTCGCAAATAAATTTGCTTCAAAAGTACATTGAGGTTTCAGTAAACCAACAGGAATGTTCCATTACACATTTTGACCCCTTACTTGATGGCAACCTCGATTATTTACAAACCCACAACATACAAGCTATGGCGTGGTCGCCTTTGGGATCTTTTTTCAAGGAAGATACCTCTCAAACAAAACGCATAGACAAAGTCTTGTGCCATTTACAAAAGCAGTACAATGCTAGCAAAGACCAATTGCTCTTGGCCTGGTTACTAAAACACCCCGCAAACATTATACCTGTCGTTGGCACTACAACTCCAGAACGTTTGACTTTTGCCATTGAAGCCTCAAAAATCGATTTAAGCCAACAGGATTGGTTTGCACTACTCGTAGCCTCACAAGGACATAAAGTACCATAA
- a CDS encoding MoxR family ATPase — protein MEETSTIDIKAINEKIERESAFVDLLTREMNKVIVGQKHMVERLLIGLLGQGHILLEGVPGLAKTLAINTLSQAVDGSFSRIQFTPDLLPADVVGTLIYNIKENDFSIKKGPIFANFVLADEINRAPAKVQSALLEAMQEKQVTIGDETFVLDKPFLVMATQNPVEQEGTYPLPEAQVDRFMLKTVIDYPKQDEEQLIVRANLKGAFEKVNPVVSLEQILKAQQAVREVYMDEKIEKYILDIIFATRYPEKFKLADLKPLISFGASPRGSINLANAAKCYAFIKRRGYVIPEDVRAVVYDVLRHRIGITYEAEAENVTSVDIINKIVNEIEVP, from the coding sequence ATGGAAGAAACAAGTACAATTGATATTAAAGCAATTAATGAAAAGATAGAACGCGAAAGTGCTTTTGTTGATTTACTTACCAGAGAGATGAATAAGGTTATTGTTGGCCAAAAACATATGGTCGAGCGATTGCTTATTGGTCTTTTAGGACAAGGCCATATTCTACTTGAAGGTGTTCCCGGATTAGCAAAAACATTAGCCATTAATACCTTATCTCAAGCTGTTGATGGAAGTTTTAGCAGAATTCAATTTACACCAGATTTATTGCCAGCCGATGTTGTTGGTACCTTAATCTATAACATCAAGGAAAACGATTTTTCCATTAAAAAAGGCCCTATTTTTGCCAACTTTGTCTTAGCCGATGAAATTAACCGTGCGCCAGCCAAAGTGCAATCGGCATTACTGGAAGCGATGCAAGAAAAGCAGGTAACTATTGGCGACGAAACCTTTGTGTTAGACAAACCATTCTTGGTAATGGCCACACAAAACCCCGTAGAGCAAGAAGGAACCTATCCGTTACCAGAAGCACAGGTAGACCGTTTTATGCTAAAAACGGTTATCGATTATCCAAAGCAAGACGAAGAGCAACTTATTGTTCGTGCCAACTTAAAAGGCGCATTCGAGAAAGTAAATCCAGTAGTGTCGTTAGAGCAAATTTTAAAAGCACAACAAGCCGTTCGCGAGGTCTATATGGATGAAAAAATTGAAAAATATATTTTGGATATCATTTTTGCAACACGTTATCCAGAGAAATTCAAACTGGCCGATTTAAAACCATTAATTTCCTTTGGCGCCTCGCCACGTGGTAGTATCAACCTAGCCAATGCTGCTAAATGTTATGCGTTTATTAAACGTCGTGGCTATGTTATTCCTGAAGATGTTCGCGCAGTGGTTTACGATGTATTGCGCCACAGAATAGGAATCACTTACGAAGCCGAAGCCGAAAATGTAACCTCGGTTGACATCATCAACAAAATTGTTAACGAAATCGAAGTACCATAA
- a CDS encoding DUF58 domain-containing protein, translating into MDTKELLKKVRKIEIKTRRLSDHIFGGEYHSTFKGRGMTFSEVRQYQFGDDVRNIDWNVTARYNEPYVKVFEEERELTMMLMVDMSGSEFFGTDQQFKSEIVTEIAATLAFSATQNNDKIGLILFSDEVELYIPPKKGRSHVLRIIRELIEFEPKSKQTNITEALKFLSNVMKKKAIVFVLSDFISDDYQHTLKIASGRHDVTGIRVYDKHEVEIPNLGMVQMQDEETGELQLINTASKKVRRNYEAFYREKVTYFKESFTKSGAGSLACRTDESYVKKLLGYFKRRG; encoded by the coding sequence ATGGATACTAAGGAATTACTCAAAAAAGTACGCAAAATAGAGATCAAGACACGACGGTTGTCCGATCATATTTTTGGAGGCGAATATCATTCTACCTTCAAAGGGCGTGGTATGACATTTTCCGAAGTACGCCAATACCAATTTGGTGATGATGTAAGAAATATCGATTGGAATGTTACGGCACGTTATAACGAGCCCTATGTTAAGGTTTTCGAAGAAGAACGCGAGCTAACGATGATGCTGATGGTTGATATGTCAGGATCAGAGTTTTTTGGTACCGACCAGCAGTTTAAAAGCGAGATTGTTACCGAAATTGCCGCTACGTTAGCTTTTTCAGCAACACAAAATAATGATAAAATAGGGTTGATTTTATTTTCAGATGAGGTGGAGCTTTATATTCCACCAAAAAAAGGGCGTTCTCACGTATTACGTATCATTCGAGAACTTATCGAGTTTGAGCCCAAAAGCAAGCAAACCAACATTACCGAGGCATTGAAGTTTCTTTCCAACGTTATGAAAAAGAAAGCCATTGTTTTTGTGTTGAGCGATTTTATTTCAGATGATTATCAACATACGTTAAAAATTGCTTCGGGACGACACGATGTTACAGGTATTCGCGTGTATGATAAACACGAAGTTGAAATCCCAAATTTAGGAATGGTACAAATGCAAGATGAAGAAACAGGCGAATTACAGCTGATAAATACAGCATCCAAAAAAGTGCGTCGCAATTATGAAGCTTTTTACAGAGAAAAAGTGACTTATTTTAAAGAGAGCTTTACCAAATCGGGTGCAGGAAGTTTAGCTTGTAGAACCGATGAAAGCTATGTAAAAAAATTATTGGGCTATTTTAAACGAAGAGGATAA
- a CDS encoding BatD family protein encodes MNYNLRIMNLKKTQVTQVALSLFFVLFSLFSQAQVTSSIDSTSIKIGEQITYKIEVEADSTDLVIFPEGQTFMPLEMIESYKIDTTKQDTKFQLIKKYGLTQFDSGAYTIPRQKILIGDKTLFTDSLRVTVNPIQVDTTKQGMYDIKPLIAVEKPVSNWWKTALIVLGVLAIIAFLLYWFIWRKKPLTEDEKIAMLPPYDKAKAALKQLDDSSFLQNEELKEYYSELTFIIRRYLDEKVYDRALESTTDELITRLNLLKEGNQIDISKNDIQKLEVILRRADLVKFAKSAPDVALAELDRQTIDQEIDHVKEALPEPTEEEKLLDEKYKEEQERKQKRKKVVITVAICVFLAIATFIGFGVKYGFTYVKDTIIGHESKELLEGHWITSDYGVPPITISTPKVLKRTEIPILEETQQNTKTIGFNYGTMLDMFSVTVVTSVFEQVQQPQGQKQQQAPKIDLSMVADNVIKGMEQKGISDIFVKQDKFTTPNGAEGLKTHGTMSVPILQTENYMAANYTILHFTSQNVLQQIIITWPQNDTYADDMVDRIINSVELQPEKPETEE; translated from the coding sequence ATGAATTACAATTTACGAATTATGAATTTAAAAAAGACACAAGTAACACAGGTTGCCTTGTCTCTTTTCTTTGTTCTGTTTTCTTTGTTTTCTCAAGCTCAAGTTACGTCATCTATCGATTCTACTTCCATAAAAATAGGCGAACAAATCACCTATAAAATTGAAGTGGAAGCCGATTCTACCGATTTGGTCATCTTCCCCGAAGGACAAACCTTTATGCCATTGGAAATGATCGAGTCATACAAAATAGACACGACCAAGCAAGACACCAAGTTTCAACTTATCAAAAAATACGGTTTAACCCAATTCGATTCGGGAGCATACACCATTCCGAGGCAAAAAATTCTTATTGGCGATAAAACCTTGTTCACCGATTCGCTTCGAGTTACGGTAAATCCCATTCAAGTCGATACCACAAAACAAGGTATGTACGACATCAAGCCGCTTATTGCCGTAGAAAAACCCGTAAGCAATTGGTGGAAAACAGCACTAATAGTACTTGGTGTTTTAGCTATTATTGCCTTTTTGTTATATTGGTTTATATGGCGCAAAAAACCACTTACTGAAGACGAAAAAATAGCGATGTTGCCACCTTACGACAAAGCCAAGGCAGCCTTGAAACAATTAGATGATAGTAGCTTTCTACAAAATGAAGAATTAAAGGAATACTATTCTGAGCTAACCTTCATCATTAGAAGATATCTTGACGAAAAGGTTTACGATCGCGCTCTAGAAAGCACAACCGATGAATTAATAACGCGATTGAATTTATTAAAGGAAGGTAATCAAATAGATATCAGCAAGAATGATATTCAGAAATTAGAAGTCATTTTACGACGTGCCGATTTGGTTAAGTTTGCCAAATCTGCTCCAGATGTTGCCTTGGCCGAGTTGGATAGGCAAACCATAGACCAAGAAATCGATCATGTAAAAGAAGCCCTTCCAGAACCAACGGAAGAAGAAAAGTTATTAGACGAAAAATATAAAGAAGAACAAGAACGTAAGCAAAAACGCAAAAAGGTTGTTATTACAGTCGCTATTTGTGTGTTTTTGGCCATAGCTACATTTATTGGATTTGGTGTAAAATATGGGTTTACTTACGTAAAAGATACCATTATTGGTCATGAAAGTAAAGAGTTGCTAGAAGGGCATTGGATAACTAGCGATTATGGTGTGCCGCCTATAACTATTTCTACACCCAAAGTATTAAAGCGTACTGAAATTCCAATACTAGAAGAGACCCAACAAAACACTAAAACTATTGGCTTTAATTACGGTACAATGCTAGATATGTTTAGCGTTACGGTAGTAACATCGGTTTTTGAACAAGTGCAACAGCCTCAAGGTCAAAAGCAACAGCAAGCTCCAAAAATAGATTTAAGTATGGTTGCTGATAATGTGATTAAAGGTATGGAGCAAAAAGGCATTAGCGATATTTTTGTAAAACAAGATAAATTCACAACCCCAAATGGTGCTGAAGGATTAAAAACTCACGGAACAATGAGTGTGCCTATTTTACAAACCGAAAATTATATGGCAGCCAATTATACCATATTGCATTTTACATCGCAAAACGTCTTACAGCAAATTATTATTACTTGGCCACAAAATGACACCTATGCTGATGATATGGTAGACCGTATAATAAATTCAGTAGAATTACAACCTGAAAAACCCGAAACAGAAGAATAA
- a CDS encoding VWA domain-containing protein, which produces MLEGIEFLNKEFFWLLLLLPVAIIWYVFKRNKQTAELKMSSLKGFKSTSSLLPKLRHSLFLLRLLALVLIITALARPRTVDVSTKTKTTRGIDIVMAIDVSASMLAKDLRPNRLEALKDVASEFIKGRPNDRIGLVEYAGESYTKTPITSDKAIVLRSLDDIKYNNIIEGGTAIGMGLATAVNRLKDSKAKSKVIILLTDGVNNSGFIDPKIASELAVEYGIKTYTIGLGTNGMALSPVAILPNGNFQYGRVQVEIDEDLLKEIAEVTGGRYFRATNNQKLAEIYDEINKLEKTEIEEFKYYNYQEKFRPLVLLAGLLLLLEVLLRHTIFRSFI; this is translated from the coding sequence ATGTTAGAAGGAATTGAGTTTTTAAATAAAGAATTCTTTTGGTTATTACTACTCTTGCCAGTAGCAATAATATGGTATGTGTTTAAAAGAAACAAGCAAACAGCCGAGCTAAAAATGTCAAGCCTTAAAGGGTTTAAATCGACAAGTTCGTTGTTGCCCAAACTAAGGCATTCCTTGTTTTTGTTACGTTTATTAGCATTAGTATTAATTATTACAGCATTGGCAAGGCCACGAACCGTTGATGTATCTACAAAAACAAAAACCACGCGAGGTATTGATATTGTCATGGCCATTGATGTTTCGGCAAGTATGTTAGCCAAGGATTTACGCCCAAATCGTTTGGAAGCGTTAAAAGATGTTGCTTCAGAGTTTATAAAAGGTCGTCCAAACGATCGCATTGGTTTAGTAGAATATGCAGGCGAAAGTTACACCAAAACACCTATAACCAGTGATAAAGCCATTGTGTTACGTTCCTTGGATGATATAAAATACAACAATATTATCGAAGGCGGAACCGCCATTGGAATGGGCCTCGCCACGGCAGTAAACCGATTAAAAGATAGTAAAGCGAAAAGTAAAGTCATTATTTTGTTAACCGATGGAGTGAACAACTCTGGATTTATCGACCCTAAAATTGCTAGTGAATTAGCAGTTGAATATGGCATAAAAACGTACACCATTGGTTTAGGAACTAACGGGATGGCGCTATCGCCAGTAGCCATTTTACCTAATGGTAATTTTCAATACGGTCGTGTTCAAGTTGAAATAGACGAAGATTTATTAAAGGAAATTGCCGAGGTGACAGGTGGACGCTATTTTAGAGCGACCAATAATCAGAAATTAGCCGAGATTTACGATGAGATTAATAAACTAGAAAAAACCGAAATAGAAGAATTTAAATATTACAATTACCAAGAAAAATTCCGACCATTAGTATTATTGGCCGGGTTATTATTGTTACTAGAAGTGTTATTGAGACATACTATTTTTAGAAGTTTTATTTGA